gccacatccaccacatatggagattcccaggctagaggttgaatcagagctgtagctgctggccttcaccacagccacagcccacggcaacaccggatccttaactcactgagcaaggccagggatcaaacccacaacctcctggttcctagtcagattcgtttccgctgtgccacaatgggaactcctgtctttttgtccttttagggtggCATCTGAAGGGTTACcgggcttggggtccaatcggagctatagccgctggcctacaccacagccacagcaacgcaggatccacagctcatggaaacactggatctttaatccactgattgaggccagggtttgaacctgggtCCTTATGCCTACCATTCCGGTttgttacactgagccatgacaggaactctgtttatttaatgattttgaaTTGTTATGACTTCATTGTTTGAAAAATTGATGCATTATCTCTATAGTGACCcttaacattaaaatgaaaagactaagTAATGGACTTGATTCAGTTATTTTGGTATATCTGTTATGTACAAAGATCACTGACAATAACTAAGCATATTCTGTTAACTTACAGTAACTAAACATATTCTGTTAATGTTagctgtaatattttaaatgctttacatgGCTCTTGTAGTCTAATTCTCACAACTTTCGTGACATGTACATGTTGTTATCGCCTTGTTTAGTCACgtgattatttgattaatatttgcACAGTAAGCTCTGCAATTAGAAGCCATGTCTGATTTTGTTCACCACTGTCCCCTCTGTGCACAGAGCTGGCCATACAGTAGGGCTCtagtaaatgttgaatgaaatgaaatgcttAGTAGGAAATACTGATCACCCTTGTGATAATGATGTCTGCCTCTATCAAAGTAGTGGTGCTTTCTTTGACAAGTTCAAATTCTTAGATTTTACATAGATCATATGACATATTTTAATACTCCAGTCTTTGGGGGCCATATCTTGACATCATGCTAATCGAAGTCCTTAGAAATAGAGTACAGTAATGTATTTCATTACATGTAacgtttatttttattattttcaacttAACTAATCATTTCAATTGCAGTCGTACTGTGTGCTGTTGTACAGAATTTAATTTCAAGTTCTTGgttacttatttcactttgcaagAAATGTAATTCATGAAACTCCCATGgctttaagaaagtaaaaatgtcGGATGCTCACTTCCCTTCTTCAGTTATCCTTATGaatattgttttcctttggcttctCTTATAAGGGAGAAGATGTCAACCGGACACTAGAAGGTGGAAGGAAGCCCCTTCATTATGCAGCAGATTGTGGGCAGCTTGAAATCCTGGAATTTCTGCTGCTGAAAGGAGCAGATATTAATGTATGTAAAGAACACTGTCATTCTAGAAAAAATTCCTGTTGTATACCTTGGGGTAATTATTTTCTGTAGATTTGTAAAATAGTTATCTGTGGAAAGCTCATTTGAATTAAGAATATAGTCTAAAATTATACCAAATTTTTGTAACTTAGAAATGTatagttaggattttttttttttttttttaaactaggagTTAGGATGTTTCCTTTTCAAGTTCTAAAGCAACTTGGGAATTAGTTCTATCTATAAGTAGCAAATGGCTTCAGTCATCTGAGGAACCTAAACTGGATTTTTGGACCAAGATCAGACAGGAGCAGTCACCTCTGGGCTGTTGCCTTTTGTAGCTGctgcttttcagattttttagaaaaatgtttaagaaaccaTGGCAGTGAATGAGAACTTTTCACTTTGCAGGTGATGCCCAGTTATGGCAGTCTTTTGCCTCGCTGGTGGCTATGTTCCATTCCTCCCAAGATTCACTTCCTGGGCCTTATTGACATGTCTACATAGTGGGAagttgaggttcagagaggttaataGTCACATAGTAAGTGGTAGAACCCAGATTTGAGCTGGGGTCAAAACCCTGCTTCCTCTCTTTCACTTTGCTGACTCCCAGGGAGAAACTGCTTATGGGCTAGGGCCTCTGGCAGCTGTATGAGGTAGAAAACTTGTAGCTATGAAGTGATTTTACATAGGCAAATAGGTAAACATTGACTTTGAAATATTTACAAGCTTTCTCTAATTGgatctggaaaggaagaaatgaaaaaatggataAGGTGATTTGTATCTATTATTTCATAGGCTCCAGATAAGCATCATATTACACCTCTTCTCTCTGCCGTCTATGAAGGTCATGTTTCCTGTGTGAAATTGCTTCTGTCAAAGGTGAGGTAATTGCTGATTGTTACTGCTTTTTCCATTATGTGTAGCCATTTAAGCTAAGTGTTGGGTTgttaatttacttaaattttgTGTGGCATCCGAGTCATAACACCAGAGGTAAGATCCAAAATTGGGGTCTAGAGCAGTATTGCTCAAAGGAACTGGTCCACAAGCTCTTTGTTACCAGTTCATGGTGGGTAAGGAGCTTGAGCTAGAATTTAAGTCAACACAGTCTTCCTCATCAAGAATatcctgatattaaaaaaaaaaaaaaaaaaagttagccaaACCAGGTAATAGAGAAAATGTTGTCCGGGGCTCTTAACAGTTTACAGACTGGTGCTAGATTCACATACCACCCTTCGGGTAACCCCAGTTTGAAATTTTCGTGGCACATCCTGGGCAGGATTATTAGAGGCAGATTGCCTTAAGGACTCTCCAAGTCATCTGGGTTTTTGATGTGATTGAGATCGTGGTAAATTTGTAGTTTCCCACTATTTTGTCATTGAACTTCATCTAAGAGCTTGTAATAGCAAAGTCCTCAGAATTAACCAGTCAGTTGCAACCATTCTAGTTGTATTAGATGGAACCTGCAAATGTTGAAAGACAAGAAATCTTCATAAAATAAGGTACCAATATCAATCCCAAGCTTATCTTTTCAGGCCATACCCTGGAAAGTGCTATTCATAACATGgcattttggatttgttttgttttgtttctgtagggctgcacccatggcatatggaggttcccaggctaggggtcaaatcagagctgtagctgccggcctacaccacagctcacggcaacgccagatccttgacccacagagcaaggccagggatcgaacctacatcctcatgggtgctagtcagattcatttctcctgagccaccacaggaactcctcatttggaattttaaaataagccgTGTTAAAAGAAGCACCGAAGAAATAGCAGTTAAATTAGTCATGTACATGAGGCATTTTgccacagtgcctgacacagtgtaagtgctcaataaatagaagCTTTTATTACAAAAAGGATTGAAGAGGATTTTATGCTTCATAGATTCATCTTCAGTAAGATTTGGAGAACATtgggaaaaaaagcacatttgTCTCAACATTGATTGACAAAAATACTGTTATTTTGCTGCAGTGTCTTTAAAGCAGTTAATTTGGGTCCTGTAAAACTAGGGGTTTTAACTATACCTTCATGTTAAATACAAATACTGGATTTCTTTCAATGTGCGGTGGTGTGGTTTTGCAAGTTTTGGAGGGCTTAGGGATGTTTTGGTGTATATCAACACTAATTTTTAGATGTTAAACACCATACTGATatgaaaagccaaaataaatagaaatattattcATTGCCACTGTAATGGACCCAGAATCTGTGTTAGGTTGTGCTCACAAAGATTTCTAGCCCTTGTGTCTTTTTCCTTACTGTGCATCCCTTCCCTCAACCcatgaaaagattaaaaagtacCTT
This Phacochoerus africanus isolate WHEZ1 chromosome 16, ROS_Pafr_v1, whole genome shotgun sequence DNA region includes the following protein-coding sequences:
- the MTPN gene encoding myotrophin, with protein sequence MCDKEFMWALKNGDLDEVKDYVAKGEDVNRTLEGGRKPLHYAADCGQLEILEFLLLKGADINAPDKHHITPLLSAVYEGHVSCVKLLLSKGADKTVKGPDGLTAFEATDNQAIKALLQ